A DNA window from Ornithodoros turicata isolate Travis chromosome 10, ASM3712646v1, whole genome shotgun sequence contains the following coding sequences:
- the LOC135370332 gene encoding palmitoyltransferase ZDHHC2-like: MESQCTKIRDKLFTVAKCLHWSLTAAAVFGFVGWHYYTYVFKLCLQTIKNPYQRTIYLVIVNVLSVMIVWCFLMTSLTPPGKIPQEFHVDRDDATDILQGYYNEAGRQKFLHSLARRLPIVTRTFSGGIAYCARCQVIKPDRAHHCSTCSRCILKMDHHCYCVNNCISFTNYKFFFLFVLYYFLYSAFVSATTLRPFVSYWKEDDPSWDDFQFLLLFLLSNIIALNMAGFIVFHTFLMSTNRTTLEIFRPPVLVATGLDRRAFNLGYLKNFYEVFGDRWYLWLIPVSSGKGDGIHFELRRRDEESEPLLTRGPDRPNVEARHPTGSS; the protein is encoded by the exons ATGGAGTCGCAGTGTACCAAAATTCGGGATAAACTGTTCACCGTAGCAAAGTGTCTGCACTGGTCGCTTACTGCCGCCGCTGTCTTTGGTTTCGTCGGCTGGCACTACTACACGTACGTTTTCAAATTGTGCCTGCAAACCATCAAAAATCCTTACCAGAGAACCATCTACCTAGTCATCGTTAACGTTCTAAGCGTGATGATCGTGTGGTGTTTTCTGATGACTTCTCTCACCCCTCCCGGAAAGATACCGCAAGAATTCCACGTAGACAGAGACGACGCTACTGACATTCTTCAAGGGTACTACAATGAAGCTGGACGGCAGAAGTTTTTGCACAGTCTCGCACGAAGACTTCCCATCGTCACACGTACCTTCTCCGGTGGGATAGCATATTGTGCAAGATGTCAAGTCATCAAGCCGGACAGAGCGCATCACTGCTCGACGTGCTCCAG gtgtaTCTTGAAGATGGACCATCACTGTTACTGCGTCAACAACTGCATCTCGTTTACCAATTACaaattcttcttcttgtttgtccTCTACTACTTCCTCTACAGCGCCTTCGTTTCAGCAACGACACTGCGGCCCTTCGTCAGCTATTGGAAGGAAGATGATCCTTCGTGGGACGATTTCCAATTTCTCCTGCTTTTTCTCCTGTCGAATATCATAGCTCTGAACATGGCGGGGTTCATCGTCTTCCACACGTTCCTCATGTCGACGAACCGTACGACCCTCGAGATCTTCCGGCCGCCGGTGTTGGTCGCGACGGGACTAGACAGGCGGGCGTTCAATCTGGGATATCTGAAGAATTTCTACGAAGTGTTTGGTGACCGTTGGTACCTTTGGTTGATCCCGGTGTCCTCTGGGAAGGGAGATGGTATCCACTTTGAGCTGCGGCGGCGGGATGAAGAAAGCGAACCGCTCCTCACACGTGGTCCTGATAGGCCGAACGTAGAAGCAAGACACCCTACGGGCTCCAGCTGA